Proteins co-encoded in one Acipenser ruthenus chromosome 3, fAciRut3.2 maternal haplotype, whole genome shotgun sequence genomic window:
- the LOC117394828 gene encoding guanine nucleotide-binding protein G(s) subunit alpha isoform X3 → MFDVGGQRDERRKWIQCFNDVTAIIFVVASSSYNMVIREDNNTNRLREALDLFRSIWNNRWLRTISVILFLNKQDMLAEKVLAGKSKIEDYFPEYTRYTVPDDATPEPGEDPKVTRAKFFIRDEFLRISTASGDGRHYCYPHFTCAVDTENIRRVFNDCRDIIQRMHLRQYELL, encoded by the exons ATGTTTGATGTGGGAGGACAGAGAGATGAAAGGAGAAAATGGATCCAGTGCTTTAATG ATGTCACTGCTATTATCTTTGTTGTAGCCAGTAGTAGCTACAACATGGTGATAAGGGAAGACAACAACACAAACAGGTTACGGGAAGCACTTGACCTCTTCAGGAGTATCTGGAATAACAG gtggTTACGGACGATTTCAGTCATCTTGTTCCTGAATAAACAGGACATGCTTGCTGAGAAGGTGTTAGCAGGGAAATCCAAAATTGAAGATTATTTTCCTGAATACACACGTTACACTGTACCAGATGATG CAACACCAGAGCCTGGCGAGGATCCCAAAGTGACCAGAGCAAAATTTTTTATTCGGGATGAATTcctt AGGATCAGCACAGCAAGTGGTGACGGCAGGCACTACTGCTACCCTCATTTCACATGCGCAGTAGACACAGAAAACATTCGCAGAGTGTTCAACGATTGTCGAGACATCATTCAGAGAATGCACCTGCGCCAATATGAACTGTTGTGA